The Candidatus Methylacidiphilales bacterium genomic sequence CTGGCCGTTCTTCTTCCTTCTCGCGGCTCTTTGTTATCCACAAACGTCTCTCTTAGCCTCACGAGTCTCGCCCGCTGCTCCTTCAGCCTCATCCAAAGGGGCGATGAGTTTCATTCACTCGGGTGCTGAGGAAAAGCTCACGATTAGCCTCTTCGGAGGCGAAGGCGGGAGAATGTGAGTCTCCAGCGGCTATAAATCGATCCACTCGCTCGAGGATGGCTTGAATGGAGGAAGTGGAGAAATGAACGGATCGGTCATTGTAGGCGAAAAAACACGAATCGGTCGGCCAATCTCAACGCTTACGGAAGTCTAGCACCCTTGATGCAAACTGGCACCGGGACGATTACATGGGGCGGAAGAAACAGGCTGACGTTATCAATACCTGTCCGCTGCTGTAGAAGCGGGAGGCGATGATCCAGACGGGGAGTCAGCCTTTGGATCAGGAGTCCTGGATGAGACCGTTTTTTGAAGGTGTTTTAGGTTGTCTGTCTAAGAGAGTGGAAGGACGATGTGGCATCCAAGACAGCGTCATTCTTAGAAAGCAATAGGCAACGGCACAACCAAAGCTAATAGAATCTAAGGCGGTCAAACACAATGGTGCGCCAATAGAACGGGAAGATTTTCAAAGATAGCTTCCGAGCAATGGTGCAGATGTCTGGCACACTGGTTGGAAGGATGGTGTGGACAAACTGCTCAGTTCACATGCTAAAAGAAAAATGCAGATCAACTGGGCTTGGGGATCGGATAAGCCTGAAAGGGCAGGATAGGCAGAAGCGTTCGCTCAGAAATAAGATTGTGTCTGAGCGAGCACATTATTAAACAGGTTCTAGCATGAGTGGTTGGTGGTATGCAAAAGATAATCAACAAATAGGGCCTGTATCTCAGGCGGATTTGAAGTCCCTCTATTCGCGTGGTGAGATTGGCCCGCAGACGTTGGTGTGGCGGAAAGGCATGGCTGATTGGAAGGAGTATTCCGAGGTATCTGAATTGGTAGGGAGAAGAGAAGGAGACGCAGCAAAGGTTGGAGACGGAACTGCCAACCCCAATGCGACGCCGCAAGCCGCCGAGCTGGAAAAGACGCGCTCGCGAGGGCCTGGATTTGTGCCCTTAGAGGACTTGCCGAAGCCGCCAACCAAACTTCCCGTTATTAACTGCTTCAAAAGAGGCTGGGCAATTTTGAAGGTGGCTTTTCCTAACTTGTTTGCGGTAGGGCTTGTCTATGTTTTGATCATTACGGGATTGAGCGTGTTGGAAACAGTAGTGGCACCGGTGGAAAGCGATCGTGGAGTGGAGATTCCGAAGTGTGAGTCTAGAAAGTTTTCAATTCTAGAGATTAGGGCACAAGTTTCGCCGAACTGCGTCCTCGATTGGATTGTTCACATTGCGAGCGTGCTGATTCAGTGGTTTCTCGGCTTGGGGATGGTGCGAGTGGGGTTGGAGGTCGTGCGAGGAAATCGAGCGACGGTGGGAATGCTGTTTTCCGAGGGAGGCCGGTTTTTGCCGATGTTGGGGTTGTATATTCTCATATTTTTCTTTTCTTTGTTATATTCCATAGTCGCATTCTTGTTAATGTTGGGATTACATATTCTCACTGGGGGGTCATATTCGATCAATGAAGTATATATATCACAGTCAAAGTTCAGTATTTCAATGGAAGCGGATCTGTCTCCGGTTTTCTTG encodes the following:
- a CDS encoding GYF domain-containing protein; this encodes MSGWWYAKDNQQIGPVSQADLKSLYSRGEIGPQTLVWRKGMADWKEYSEVSELVGRREGDAAKVGDGTANPNATPQAAELEKTRSRGPGFVPLEDLPKPPTKLPVINCFKRGWAILKVAFPNLFAVGLVYVLIITGLSVLETVVAPVESDRGVEIPKCESRKFSILEIRAQVSPNCVLDWIVHIASVLIQWFLGLGMVRVGLEVVRGNRATVGMLFSEGGRFLPMLGLYILIFFFSLLYSIVAFLLMLGLHILTGGSYSINEVYISQSKFSISMEADLSPVFLCFIIPLIILMVRWSFAINALVDGKLGPVEALQYSWRLTRGNFWNIVGFWLLSVLVILTGLLALVVGIIVAIPVIFLAWMVAYRYLQRRVEQIDEAVINPAKEVMVV